One Stenotrophomonas maltophilia DNA window includes the following coding sequences:
- the grpE gene encoding nucleotide exchange factor GrpE gives MNHEQPDIESQQSAADAAAAAGVNDEVERLRAEVEQIKADALRERADLENQRKRVARDIEQARKFANEKLLGELLPVFDSLDAGLKAAGDDPHPLREGLELTYKQLLKVAADNGLVLLDPTGQPFNPEHHQAISQVPAPGAAPGSVVTVFQKGYLLNERLLRPALVVVAAD, from the coding sequence ATGAACCACGAACAGCCAGATATCGAATCCCAGCAGAGTGCCGCTGATGCGGCTGCCGCCGCCGGCGTCAATGACGAAGTGGAGCGCCTGCGCGCCGAAGTCGAGCAGATCAAGGCCGATGCGCTGCGTGAGCGCGCCGACCTGGAGAACCAGCGCAAGCGCGTGGCCCGTGACATCGAGCAGGCCCGCAAGTTCGCCAACGAGAAGCTGCTGGGCGAGCTGCTGCCGGTGTTCGACAGCCTGGATGCCGGCCTGAAGGCCGCGGGCGACGACCCGCATCCGCTGCGCGAAGGCCTGGAGCTGACCTACAAGCAGCTGCTGAAGGTCGCTGCCGATAATGGCCTGGTCCTGCTGGACCCGACTGGCCAGCCGTTCAACCCGGAACACCACCAGGCCATCAGCCAGGTGCCGGCCCCGGGCGCGGCCCCCGGCAGCGTGGTGACCGTGTTCCAGAAGGGCTACCTGCTAAACGAGCGCCTGCTGCGGCCGGCGCTGGTGGTGGTGGCCGCCGATTGA
- the dnaK gene encoding molecular chaperone DnaK → MGKIIGIDLGTTNSCVAIMDGGKARVIENSEGDRTTPSIVAYTKDGEVLVGASAKRQAVTNPKNTFYAVKRLIGRKFTDAEVQKDIAHVPYGILAHDNGDAWVSTSDGKKMAPQEISAKVLEKMKKTAEDFLGEKVSEAVITVPAYFNDSQRQATKDAGRIAGLDVKRIINEPTAAALAYGLDKGDNKDRKIVVYDLGGGTFDVSVIEIANVDGEKQFEVLATNGDTFLGGEDFDNRVIEYLVEEFNKDQGIDLRKDPLALQRLKDAAERAKIELSSAQQTEVNLPYVTADASGPKHLNIKLTRAKLEALVDDLIKKSIEPCRVALNDAGLRSSDISEVILVGGQTRMPKVQQAVTEFFGKEPRKDVNPDEAVALGAAIQGGVLGGDVKDVLLLDVTPLSLGIETMGGVFTKIIEKNTTIPTKASQVFSTAEDNQSAVTVHVLQGEREQARFNKSLAKFDLSGIEPAPRGLPQVEVSFDIDANGILHVSAKDKKTNKEQKVEIKAGSGLSEEEIARMVADAEANREEDKKFQELVQARNQADALIHGTRSAITEHGSKVGGDVIGKVEAALADLETAMKGDDKAQIEAKSKALEEAGQSLFAAASADQGGAAPGADAGNAGKPQDDVVDAEFTEVKDDKKS, encoded by the coding sequence ATGGGCAAGATCATTGGTATCGACCTCGGCACCACCAACTCGTGCGTGGCGATCATGGACGGCGGCAAGGCCCGCGTCATCGAGAATTCGGAAGGCGATCGCACCACCCCGTCGATCGTCGCCTACACCAAGGACGGCGAAGTCCTGGTCGGCGCCTCGGCCAAGCGCCAGGCCGTGACCAACCCGAAGAACACCTTCTACGCGGTGAAGCGCCTGATCGGCCGCAAGTTCACCGACGCCGAAGTGCAGAAGGACATCGCCCACGTCCCGTACGGCATCCTGGCCCATGACAATGGCGACGCTTGGGTGTCGACCAGCGACGGCAAGAAGATGGCCCCGCAGGAAATCTCGGCCAAGGTGCTGGAAAAGATGAAGAAGACCGCCGAGGACTTCCTCGGTGAGAAGGTCTCCGAAGCGGTCATCACCGTGCCGGCCTACTTCAACGACAGCCAGCGCCAGGCGACCAAGGACGCTGGCCGCATTGCCGGTCTGGACGTCAAGCGCATCATCAACGAGCCGACCGCGGCTGCGCTGGCCTATGGCCTGGACAAGGGCGACAACAAGGATCGCAAGATCGTGGTGTACGACCTGGGCGGCGGCACCTTCGACGTCTCGGTGATCGAGATCGCCAACGTCGACGGCGAAAAGCAGTTCGAAGTGCTGGCCACCAACGGCGACACCTTCCTGGGCGGCGAAGACTTCGACAACCGCGTCATCGAGTACCTGGTTGAAGAGTTCAACAAGGACCAGGGCATCGACCTGCGCAAGGATCCGCTGGCCCTGCAGCGCCTGAAGGACGCTGCCGAGCGCGCCAAGATCGAGCTGTCCAGCGCCCAGCAGACCGAAGTGAACCTGCCGTACGTCACCGCTGACGCGTCGGGTCCGAAGCACCTGAACATCAAGCTGACCCGCGCCAAGCTGGAAGCGCTGGTGGACGACCTGATCAAGAAGTCGATCGAGCCGTGCCGCGTCGCCCTGAACGATGCCGGCCTGCGTTCGAGCGACATCAGCGAAGTGATCCTGGTCGGTGGTCAGACCCGCATGCCGAAGGTGCAGCAGGCGGTGACCGAGTTCTTCGGCAAGGAACCGCGCAAGGACGTCAACCCGGACGAAGCCGTGGCACTGGGTGCGGCGATCCAGGGCGGCGTGCTGGGCGGCGACGTCAAGGACGTGCTGCTGCTGGACGTGACCCCGCTGTCGCTGGGCATCGAAACCATGGGCGGCGTGTTCACCAAGATCATCGAGAAGAACACCACCATCCCGACCAAGGCCTCGCAGGTGTTCTCCACCGCCGAGGACAACCAGTCGGCCGTGACCGTGCACGTGCTGCAGGGTGAGCGCGAACAGGCCCGCTTCAACAAGTCGCTGGCCAAGTTCGACCTGTCCGGCATCGAGCCGGCCCCGCGTGGCCTGCCGCAGGTGGAAGTGTCCTTCGACATCGACGCCAACGGCATCCTGCACGTGTCGGCCAAGGACAAGAAGACCAACAAGGAACAGAAGGTCGAGATCAAGGCCGGTTCGGGCCTGTCCGAGGAAGAGATCGCGCGCATGGTCGCCGACGCGGAAGCCAACCGCGAAGAAGACAAGAAGTTCCAGGAACTGGTGCAGGCCCGCAACCAGGCCGACGCCCTGATCCACGGCACCCGCAGCGCCATCACCGAGCACGGCAGCAAGGTCGGCGGCGATGTCATCGGCAAGGTCGAGGCGGCGCTGGCCGACCTGGAAACCGCGATGAAGGGTGACGACAAGGCACAGATCGAAGCCAAGTCGAAGGCACTGGAAGAAGCCGGCCAGTCGCTGTTCGCCGCTGCTTCGGCCGACCAGGGCGGTGCCGCCCCGGGTGCCGACGCTGGCAATGCGGGCAAGCCGCAGGATGACGTGGTGGACGCCGAGTTCACCGAAGTCAAGGACGACAAGAAGTCCTGA
- the dnaJ gene encoding molecular chaperone DnaJ produces MSKRDYYEVLGVARTATDDELKKAYRRCAMKFHPDRNPGDAAAEASFKECKEAYEVLSDGNKRRMYDSHGHAAFEHGMGGGGPGGPDMNDIFGDIFGNIFGGGGGGPRQARRGADIGYVMELDLEEAVRGVERRIEIPTLAECGDCDGSGSEDGKVETCNVCHGRGQVRIQRGIFAMQQACHNCGGRGQIIAKPCKTCHGNGRVEEDKVLSVKVPAGVDTGDRIRLQGEGEAGPAGTPPGDLYVEVRVREHAIFQRDGDDLHCEVPIRISQAALGDTVRVATLGGEAEIRIPAETQTGKLFRLRGKGVRSVRSRSEGDLYCRVVVETPVNLTNEQRKLLEQFEATFVGEEARKHSPKSATFMDGVKGFWDRMTS; encoded by the coding sequence ATGAGCAAGCGCGATTACTACGAAGTGCTGGGCGTTGCCCGCACCGCCACCGACGACGAGCTGAAGAAGGCCTACCGTCGCTGCGCGATGAAGTTCCACCCGGACCGCAACCCGGGTGATGCGGCGGCCGAAGCCTCCTTCAAGGAGTGCAAGGAAGCCTACGAAGTGCTGTCCGACGGCAACAAGCGCCGCATGTACGACAGCCACGGCCACGCCGCCTTCGAGCACGGCATGGGCGGTGGCGGCCCGGGCGGCCCGGACATGAACGATATCTTCGGCGATATCTTCGGCAACATCTTTGGCGGTGGCGGCGGTGGTCCGCGCCAGGCCCGTCGCGGTGCCGACATCGGCTACGTGATGGAGCTGGACCTGGAAGAAGCCGTGCGCGGCGTCGAGCGCCGCATCGAGATTCCGACCCTGGCCGAGTGCGGCGACTGCGATGGCAGTGGCTCCGAGGACGGCAAGGTCGAGACCTGCAACGTGTGCCATGGCCGTGGCCAGGTGCGCATCCAGCGCGGCATCTTCGCCATGCAGCAGGCCTGCCACAACTGCGGCGGCCGTGGCCAGATCATCGCCAAGCCCTGCAAGACCTGCCACGGCAACGGTCGTGTCGAGGAAGACAAGGTGCTGTCGGTGAAGGTGCCGGCGGGCGTCGATACCGGCGACCGCATCCGCCTGCAGGGCGAAGGCGAGGCCGGCCCGGCCGGTACGCCGCCGGGTGACCTGTACGTGGAAGTGCGCGTGCGCGAGCATGCGATCTTCCAGCGCGATGGCGACGACCTGCACTGCGAAGTGCCGATCCGCATCTCCCAGGCGGCACTGGGCGATACCGTGCGCGTGGCTACCCTGGGCGGCGAAGCGGAGATCCGCATCCCGGCCGAGACCCAGACCGGCAAGCTGTTCCGCCTGCGTGGCAAAGGCGTGCGTTCGGTGCGCAGCCGTAGCGAAGGCGACCTGTACTGCCGCGTGGTGGTGGAGACCCCGGTCAACCTCACCAACGAGCAGCGCAAGCTGCTGGAACAGTTCGAAGCCACCTTCGTTGGCGAGGAAGCGCGCAAGCATTCGCCGAAGTCGGCCACCTTCATGGATGGCGTGAAGGGCTTCTGGGACCGGATGACGTCCTGA
- a CDS encoding AraC family transcriptional regulator, whose translation MAYRKKDIAGDVDPAAPWRDVPLHRPVTYRVTQYPAGTHIAGHKHQRHQLVYAISGLMVVRSEVGRWVVPSTRAIWMPAGMVHAVDCIAAVHMRSLYIDPSFAPQLPAEPFAVQVAPLLRELLQAATLIKGEHIEDSRDGRVVRLLLDELHRMDVLPLHLPAPTDPRLQRICQHIQKHPGDDATLQDWAQALEVDVKTIQRHFAGELGMTFGQWRQQARLLAALERLAVGDKVIDVALSMGYDSPSAFTSMFKRQLGQTPAAFFR comes from the coding sequence ATGGCCTATCGCAAAAAGGACATTGCCGGCGACGTCGACCCGGCTGCGCCATGGCGCGATGTACCGCTGCACCGCCCGGTCACCTACCGGGTTACCCAATACCCGGCCGGTACCCATATCGCGGGGCACAAGCACCAGCGCCACCAGCTGGTCTACGCCATCTCCGGGCTGATGGTGGTGCGCTCGGAAGTGGGGCGCTGGGTGGTGCCCTCCACCCGTGCGATCTGGATGCCGGCGGGCATGGTGCACGCGGTGGACTGCATTGCCGCCGTGCACATGCGCAGCCTGTACATCGATCCATCATTCGCCCCGCAACTGCCGGCCGAGCCGTTCGCGGTACAGGTGGCACCACTGCTGCGCGAACTGCTGCAGGCAGCCACCCTGATCAAGGGCGAGCACATCGAAGACAGCCGCGATGGCCGCGTGGTGCGCCTTCTGCTGGACGAGCTGCATCGCATGGACGTATTGCCGCTGCACCTGCCCGCTCCCACCGACCCGCGCCTGCAGCGGATCTGCCAGCACATCCAGAAACACCCCGGCGATGACGCCACGCTGCAGGACTGGGCGCAGGCACTGGAGGTGGACGTGAAAACCATCCAGCGCCATTTCGCCGGCGAGCTTGGCATGACCTTCGGCCAGTGGCGGCAACAGGCACGGTTGCTGGCGGCATTGGAGCGGCTGGCGGTCGGTGACAAGGTCATCGATGTCGCGCTGTCGATGGGCTACGACAGCCCCAGCGCATTCACCAGCATGTTCAAGCGGCAGCTGGGACAGACACCAGCGGCGTTTTTCCGCTGA
- a CDS encoding MFS transporter: MSTLASPATTSRPVAPGVLAAISTSHVVNDMMQSLILAIYPVIKGGFNLSFTQIGLITLTYQLTASIFQPLIGMATDRRPAPYSLPIGMASTLCGMLLLGFAPNYAVVLMAAAMVGIGSAIFHPEASRIARLASGGRHGFAQSVFQVGGNFGTALGPLIAAAVIVPYGQHAASWFAGAALIGIALLTYVGRWYALHLGTPRPVSTAAMAPRHPPRTVAKVLAILLVLIFSKYFYMASIGSYFTFYLIHHFGIPVAQAQLHLFAFLVASAAGGFLGGPLGDRIGRKPIIWTSILGVAPFALMLPHADLLWTTVLAVLIGFVLSSAFSAIVVYAQEMMPHRIGMVSGLFFGFAFGMGGLGAAVLGLLADKTSIEYVYQLTAFLPLLGIVAAWLPPSRPVAH; encoded by the coding sequence ATGTCGACCCTGGCTTCTCCTGCAACGACCTCACGCCCGGTGGCCCCCGGCGTGCTGGCCGCCATCTCCACCTCGCATGTCGTCAACGACATGATGCAATCGCTGATCCTGGCGATCTATCCGGTGATCAAGGGCGGCTTCAACCTCAGCTTCACCCAGATCGGCCTGATTACGCTGACCTACCAGCTCACCGCCTCGATCTTCCAGCCGTTGATCGGCATGGCCACCGACCGCCGCCCGGCGCCGTACTCGCTGCCGATCGGCATGGCCTCGACCCTGTGCGGCATGCTGCTGCTGGGCTTCGCACCGAACTACGCGGTGGTGCTGATGGCTGCGGCGATGGTCGGCATTGGTTCGGCCATCTTCCACCCGGAAGCCTCGCGCATCGCGCGGCTGGCCTCGGGCGGTCGCCATGGCTTCGCGCAGTCGGTGTTCCAGGTCGGCGGCAACTTCGGTACCGCGCTGGGCCCGCTGATTGCAGCGGCGGTGATCGTGCCGTATGGCCAGCATGCCGCATCGTGGTTTGCTGGCGCCGCCCTGATCGGCATCGCTCTGCTGACCTATGTCGGCCGCTGGTACGCGTTGCATCTGGGCACGCCACGACCGGTCAGCACGGCTGCGATGGCGCCGCGGCATCCGCCGCGCACCGTGGCCAAGGTGCTGGCGATCCTGCTGGTGCTGATCTTCAGCAAGTACTTCTACATGGCCAGCATCGGCAGCTACTTCACCTTCTACCTGATCCACCATTTCGGCATTCCGGTGGCACAGGCCCAGCTGCATCTGTTCGCGTTTCTGGTGGCGTCCGCCGCCGGTGGCTTCCTCGGCGGCCCGCTGGGTGACCGCATCGGCCGCAAGCCGATCATCTGGACCTCGATCCTGGGCGTGGCGCCGTTCGCGCTGATGCTGCCGCATGCGGACCTGCTGTGGACCACGGTGCTGGCGGTGCTGATCGGCTTCGTGCTGTCCTCGGCGTTCTCGGCGATCGTGGTGTATGCACAGGAAATGATGCCGCACCGCATCGGTATGGTGTCGGGCCTGTTCTTCGGCTTCGCGTTCGGCATGGGCGGGCTGGGCGCGGCCGTGCTGGGCCTGCTGGCGGACAAGACCAGCATTGAGTACGTCTACCAGCTGACCGCGTTCCTGCCGCTGCTCGGCATTGTCGCGGCGTGGCTGCCACCGTCGCGGCCTGTTGCTCACTGA
- the pdxY gene encoding pyridoxal kinase has translation MSESLDNHLVHGRRQRPDGPSPIDVISVQSQLVYGHAGNSAAVPPMRALGVRVAEIPTVLLSNAPFYDTTRGRVLPADWFADLLLGTHERGLPQRAKMLVSGYFGSTANGAAFADWLDEILPVCPQLRYCLDPVIGDTHTGPYVEPGLEAIFAERLLPHAWLVTPNAFELNRLTGMPALAEADAIAAARTLLDRGPHWVIAHSVGGNPGELVTLAVGREETWRWTSPLLPVDVAGTGDVLMSLVVSFLLRGESMQQAISRAIAGTHAALEATLDNGFEEFDVIAAAPAALAEGTRFRAERVA, from the coding sequence ATGAGCGAATCCCTCGATAACCACCTGGTCCACGGCCGCCGCCAGCGGCCCGACGGCCCGTCGCCGATCGATGTCATCTCGGTCCAGTCGCAACTGGTCTACGGCCACGCCGGCAACAGCGCCGCCGTCCCGCCGATGCGCGCCCTCGGCGTGCGCGTGGCGGAAATCCCGACCGTGCTGCTCAGCAATGCGCCGTTCTACGACACCACGCGCGGTCGGGTGTTGCCCGCCGACTGGTTCGCCGACCTGCTGCTGGGCACCCACGAGCGCGGCCTGCCGCAGCGGGCGAAGATGCTCGTCTCCGGCTACTTCGGCAGCACCGCCAACGGTGCCGCCTTCGCAGACTGGCTGGACGAGATCCTGCCCGTCTGCCCGCAGCTGCGTTACTGCCTGGATCCGGTGATTGGTGATACCCACACCGGCCCCTACGTGGAACCGGGACTGGAAGCGATCTTCGCCGAGCGCCTGTTGCCGCACGCCTGGCTGGTGACGCCGAACGCCTTTGAACTGAATCGCCTGACCGGCATGCCGGCGCTCGCCGAGGCCGATGCCATCGCTGCCGCACGCACGCTGCTGGACCGCGGTCCGCATTGGGTGATCGCGCACAGCGTGGGCGGCAACCCGGGTGAACTGGTGACCTTGGCCGTTGGCCGGGAGGAAACCTGGCGCTGGACCTCGCCCCTGCTGCCGGTGGACGTGGCAGGCACCGGTGACGTGCTGATGTCACTGGTGGTGTCGTTCCTGTTGCGCGGCGAATCGATGCAGCAGGCGATCTCGCGTGCGATTGCCGGCACCCATGCGGCGCTGGAGGCGACCCTGGACAACGGCTTCGAAGAGTTCGACGTGATCGCGGCGGCGCCTGCCGCGCTGGCCGAAGGCACGCGCTTCCGCGCCGAACGCGTGGCATGA
- a CDS encoding prephenate dehydrogenase, which translates to MSGLLERTPRTVGIVGSAGAYGRWLSRFFQQHMQLQVIGHDPADPDSHTPEQLLAQADVLVFSAPIRHTPALIAQYVQQSAGREQDRLWLDVTSVKDAPVQAMLASQAEVVGLHPMTAPPKAPTLKGRVMVVCEARLQYWQPWVDALCAALQAECVRATPEHHDQMMALVQAMVHATHLAQAGVLRQYQPQLGDLAAMMPYRSASFELDTAIISRILSLNPAIYEDIQFGNPYVAPMLERLIGQLQTLQAQVGQGDDSARGAFREQLLLANRSAFGEQALADGNYTFERVGYLLADLTERNALSVHLPEDRPGSLRELLNVFEQHRISLASIHSSRTPGGEVHFRIGFVAGSDPVVIALAAAQVDASGIGRVLG; encoded by the coding sequence ATGAGCGGCCTGCTTGAACGTACGCCGCGCACGGTCGGTATCGTCGGTAGTGCCGGCGCCTATGGGCGCTGGCTGAGCCGTTTCTTCCAGCAGCACATGCAGCTGCAGGTGATTGGGCATGATCCGGCTGATCCGGACTCGCACACGCCGGAACAGCTGCTGGCGCAGGCCGATGTGCTGGTGTTCTCGGCACCGATCCGGCACACGCCGGCGTTGATCGCACAGTACGTCCAGCAGTCGGCCGGCCGCGAGCAGGACCGGCTGTGGCTGGATGTGACCTCGGTGAAGGATGCGCCGGTGCAGGCGATGTTGGCCTCGCAGGCCGAAGTGGTCGGGTTGCACCCGATGACCGCGCCACCCAAGGCGCCGACCCTGAAGGGCCGGGTGATGGTGGTCTGCGAAGCGCGCCTGCAGTACTGGCAGCCGTGGGTCGACGCGTTGTGCGCGGCACTGCAGGCCGAGTGCGTGCGCGCCACGCCGGAGCATCATGACCAGATGATGGCGCTGGTACAGGCGATGGTGCATGCCACCCACCTGGCCCAGGCCGGCGTGCTGCGCCAGTACCAGCCGCAGCTGGGTGATCTGGCCGCGATGATGCCGTACCGCTCGGCGTCGTTCGAGCTGGATACCGCGATCATCTCGCGCATCCTGTCGCTCAACCCGGCGATCTACGAAGACATCCAGTTCGGCAACCCGTACGTAGCGCCGATGCTGGAGCGGTTGATCGGCCAGCTGCAGACTCTGCAGGCGCAGGTCGGGCAGGGCGACGACAGTGCACGCGGTGCATTCCGTGAACAGCTGTTGTTGGCCAATCGCAGTGCCTTCGGCGAGCAGGCACTGGCTGACGGCAACTACACCTTCGAACGCGTGGGTTACCTGTTGGCGGACCTGACCGAGCGCAACGCGCTGTCGGTGCATTTGCCGGAAGACCGACCGGGCTCATTGCGTGAGCTGCTGAACGTGTTCGAGCAGCACCGCATCAGCCTGGCATCGATCCATTCCTCACGCACGCCTGGGGGCGAGGTGCATTTCCGTATCGGATTCGTGGCCGGCAGCGACCCGGTGGTGATCGCGCTGGCGGCGGCCCAGGTGGACGCCAGTGGCATCGGGCGGGTGCTGGGCTGA
- a CDS encoding ABC transporter transmembrane domain-containing protein gives MTDKDDAPASTPPLRRLGSLRTLWPFVRRHSGLFTAWLLALAVSSAATLSLPPAVKQMIDHGFSSGGQINRAFALLMLVAVVMALGTAARFYFVSLLGEKVVADLRSQLYAHLIQLGAGFHDRSRSGELVSRLTADTELLRSVVGSTMSVALRSTVTVIGSLAMLFVTSPRLAAWSLLGIPLAVLPIIIGARKLRTVARNSQDRIADANSLASETLGAVRTVQAHAREPYERGRFDQALGDAIGAARRRIGAQSLVTASAILLVFGAIVGVLWLGAHDVIDGRLSAGTLGQFVLYALIGGGSVGALAEVWNELQRAAGGMGRIGELLQEDIEIRAPAQPHALPQPLRGEIQFNDVVFHYPQRPDQAALDHFNLHVRPGETVALVGPSGAGKSTVLSMLLRFHDPASGRIDVDGIDVRQVDPAELRAQLALVPQQPTLFAASARDNIRYGRLQASDAEVEDAARAAEADGFLRALPQGYDSELGERGARLSGGQQQRVAIARALLKDAPILLLDEATSALDAQSEHSVQQALERLMAGRTTLVIAHRLATVLKADRIVVMDQGRIVAEGTHAQLLAEGGLYAELARLQFID, from the coding sequence ATGACTGACAAGGACGACGCCCCCGCTTCGACCCCGCCGCTGCGGCGCCTCGGCAGCCTGCGCACGCTGTGGCCGTTCGTGCGCCGCCACAGCGGCCTGTTCACCGCCTGGCTGCTGGCCCTGGCGGTGTCTTCTGCAGCCACGCTGAGCCTGCCTCCGGCGGTGAAGCAGATGATCGATCACGGTTTCAGCAGCGGCGGCCAGATCAACCGTGCCTTCGCCCTGCTGATGCTGGTGGCGGTCGTCATGGCGTTGGGCACGGCGGCGCGCTTCTACTTCGTATCGTTGCTGGGTGAAAAGGTCGTGGCCGACCTGCGCAGCCAGCTGTATGCCCACCTGATCCAGCTGGGCGCCGGCTTCCACGACCGCAGCCGCAGCGGAGAGCTGGTCTCGCGCCTGACCGCGGACACCGAACTGCTGCGCAGCGTGGTCGGCTCGACCATGTCCGTAGCATTGCGCAGCACGGTCACTGTCATCGGCAGCCTGGCGATGCTGTTCGTCACCAGCCCGCGGCTGGCCGCATGGTCGCTGCTCGGCATTCCGCTGGCGGTGCTGCCGATCATCATCGGCGCGCGCAAGCTGCGCACGGTCGCACGCAACAGCCAGGACCGCATCGCCGACGCCAACAGCCTGGCCAGTGAAACCCTGGGTGCGGTACGCACGGTGCAGGCACATGCACGCGAGCCATACGAACGTGGCCGTTTCGACCAGGCGCTGGGTGATGCAATCGGCGCCGCTCGCCGTCGCATCGGTGCACAGTCGCTGGTCACCGCCAGCGCCATCCTGCTGGTGTTCGGCGCCATTGTCGGTGTGCTGTGGCTGGGCGCGCACGACGTCATCGACGGCCGCCTCAGCGCCGGTACGCTGGGACAGTTCGTGCTGTATGCATTGATCGGCGGCGGCTCGGTGGGCGCTCTGGCCGAAGTATGGAACGAGCTGCAGCGCGCGGCCGGTGGCATGGGCCGCATCGGCGAACTGCTGCAGGAAGACATCGAGATCCGCGCGCCGGCCCAGCCGCACGCGCTGCCGCAACCGTTGCGCGGTGAGATCCAGTTCAACGACGTGGTGTTCCACTACCCGCAACGTCCGGACCAGGCCGCGCTGGACCACTTCAACCTGCACGTGCGACCCGGCGAGACCGTGGCGCTGGTGGGTCCGTCGGGGGCGGGCAAGAGCACGGTGCTTTCGATGCTGCTGCGCTTCCATGATCCAGCCAGCGGCCGCATCGACGTGGACGGCATCGACGTGCGCCAGGTCGACCCGGCCGAGCTGCGTGCGCAGCTGGCGCTGGTGCCGCAGCAGCCGACGCTGTTCGCTGCCAGTGCCCGCGACAACATCCGCTATGGCCGCCTGCAGGCCAGCGACGCCGAAGTCGAAGATGCAGCGCGTGCCGCCGAGGCCGATGGCTTCCTGCGCGCGTTGCCGCAGGGCTATGACAGTGAGCTGGGCGAGCGCGGTGCCCGCCTGTCCGGTGGCCAGCAGCAGCGTGTGGCGATTGCCCGTGCGCTGCTGAAGGATGCGCCGATCCTGCTGCTGGACGAAGCGACCAGCGCGCTGGACGCGCAGAGCGAGCACAGCGTGCAGCAAGCGCTGGAGCGGCTGATGGCGGGCCGCACCACACTGGTCATTGCCCACCGCCTGGCCACCGTGCTCAAGGCCGACCGCATCGTGGTGATGGACCAGGGCCGCATCGTCGCCGAGGGCACGCACGCGCAGCTGCTGGCCGAAGGCGGGCTGTACGCTGAACTTGCGCGCCTGCAGTTCATCGATTGA
- a CDS encoding IMPACT family protein — MPDTLAQPVSHTLEVKHSRFIAHAAPIDGGAAAMAFLQQVAVADATHNCWAYRHGQDYRSSDDGEPAGTAGRPILAAIDGQGFDRVMVVVTRWFGGIKLGAGGLVRAYGGAAAECLRTAPRLPLIAMSRLQLLAGFEDLGTLHATLPAFGAEKRDEQFDANGVCLRIELPADQVDALKIRLRDATRDRIRIEDDDQDD, encoded by the coding sequence ATGCCCGATACCCTCGCCCAGCCGGTCAGCCATACGCTGGAAGTCAAGCACAGCCGTTTCATCGCCCATGCCGCGCCGATCGACGGGGGTGCAGCGGCGATGGCGTTCCTGCAGCAGGTTGCGGTGGCAGATGCCACGCACAACTGCTGGGCGTATCGGCACGGGCAGGATTACCGCTCCAGCGACGATGGCGAGCCGGCGGGTACCGCCGGGCGACCGATCCTGGCTGCCATTGATGGCCAGGGCTTCGACCGGGTGATGGTGGTGGTGACGCGCTGGTTCGGCGGCATCAAGCTCGGCGCCGGCGGACTGGTGCGCGCCTATGGCGGCGCTGCAGCCGAGTGTCTGCGTACCGCGCCACGCCTGCCGCTGATCGCCATGTCCCGGCTGCAGCTGCTGGCCGGCTTCGAGGACCTGGGTACCCTGCATGCCACCCTGCCCGCCTTCGGTGCCGAAAAGCGCGATGAACAGTTCGATGCCAATGGTGTGTGCCTGCGGATCGAATTGCCTGCCGATCAGGTCGACGCATTGAAAATCCGCCTGCGCGACGCCACCCGTGACCGTATCCGCATAGAAGACGACGATCAGGATGACTGA
- a CDS encoding RNA polymerase sigma factor, translating into MLAWAGGDLRAFESLYARHRKRLFGFLLRQLRDNALAEEIFQDVWQRVISARAGWQPDAAFSTWLFRIAHNRLNDHWRAARHRPAAPADADLRLAAIEDGQTPEGELSEFEQRRRIQLAMEQLPPEQREVLQLRLDQELSLEEIGQITGVGRETVKSRLRYAMDKLRAGLNA; encoded by the coding sequence ATGCTGGCCTGGGCCGGTGGCGACCTGCGCGCGTTCGAAAGCCTGTATGCGCGCCATCGCAAGCGCCTGTTCGGCTTCCTGCTGCGGCAACTGCGCGACAACGCGCTGGCCGAGGAGATCTTCCAGGACGTCTGGCAGCGGGTGATCAGCGCCCGTGCTGGGTGGCAACCGGACGCGGCGTTCAGCACCTGGCTGTTCCGCATCGCCCACAACCGCCTGAACGACCATTGGCGCGCCGCCCGCCACCGGCCGGCTGCCCCGGCCGATGCCGATCTGCGCCTGGCCGCGATCGAGGATGGACAGACCCCGGAAGGTGAGCTTTCCGAATTCGAACAACGTCGCCGCATCCAGCTGGCGATGGAACAACTGCCGCCCGAGCAGCGCGAAGTGCTGCAGCTGCGGCTGGATCAGGAACTGAGCCTGGAGGAGATCGGCCAGATCACCGGCGTAGGCCGGGAAACCGTGAAATCGCGGCTGCGCTATGCGATGGACAAGCTGCGTGCGGGATTGAACGCATGA